Proteins encoded by one window of Vitis vinifera cultivar Pinot Noir 40024 chromosome 10, ASM3070453v1:
- the LOC104880516 gene encoding uncharacterized protein LOC104880516, translating to MAKLPLSLASTRPYKTKDYSQQPNGISFWAFLVSIFIYISIFYVFNLSPSTLFTTPRFWFFISNTLILIIAADSGAFSSSPKENHQDFYDEYLANSRARNSPSVEVVVEKSITPVQEVENLVENKVVVHETKLELKNDLEKPSESTPEDTSEAYHDKKIEARTIQRSKSDKAISVKAKDEENKTVLRRSETEKLRPSAEENEFLSMSDEELNRRIEEFIQKFNRQIRASRDQY from the coding sequence ATGGCCAAACTACCTCTAAGTTTAGCGTCAACTAGACCTTACAAAACCAAAGACTATTCTCAACAACCAAATGGGATCTCCTTCTGGGCCTTTCTGGTGTCCATTTTCATTtacatttctattttctatgtCTTCAACCTCTCTCCTTCCACTCTCTTTACCACTCCCAGGTTCTGGTTCTTCATTTCCAACACCCTCATCCTTATCATAGCAGCGGATTCCGGCGCTTTCTCCTCCTCCCCAAAAGAAAACCACCAAGATTTCTATGATGAATACTTGGCAAATAGTCGAGCAAGGAACTCTCCATCCGTTGAGGTCGTCGTTGAGAAAAGCATTACACCAGTACAGGAGGTTGAGAATTTGGTAGAGAACAAGGTGGTTGTCCATGAAACTAAATTAGAACTAAAAAATGATCTTGAAAAGCCTAGTGAATCCACCCCAGAAGATACCAGTGAAGCTTACCATGACAAGAAGATCGAAGCAAGAACAATTCAGCGTAGCAAGTCTGATAAGGCGATATCGGTGAAGGCGAAAGATGAGGAGAACAAGACTGTCCTCCGCAGGTCGGAGACTGAGAAGCTGCGACCAAGTGCCGAGGAAAATGAGTTTCTGAGTATGTCAGATGAAGAACTGAATAGAAGGATCGAGGAGTTCATTCAGAAATTTAACAGGCAAATTCGGGCTTCAAGGGATCAGTACTAG
- the LOC100253248 gene encoding receptor like protein 29 → MASVCLLLVGLLVLAAGVVALQKNSDGGETVVMEEEELLGLFEVMDALLEDPSWAEMHPQPCTDTPWPGVQCEISQDPLIFHVTKIHVGPDVLIPPCKANANLPAKSLLKLPYLRTLSIFDCFLTSPVSLSPTLFGAFSSLEHLALESNPSLHGVIPASLGEVANLRILCLSQNNLQGEIPKELGGLGSLEQLDLSYNNLSGEIPVEIGGLKSLTILDISWNGLEGRVPYTLGQLQLLQKVDLGSNRLAGRIPQYLGKLKRLVLLDLSNNFLTGPIPQTLSGMEQLEYLLIQYNPLNTGIPLFIGTFRKLTVLSFSGCGLTGPIPKYFPFLRNLTALSLDKNSLNGIIPPDLGTLPRLDQLNLSQNHLSGELLFPEEFINRLGKRLDVRGNSGLCTSNRLYEKNISLYLSTPACLHSAESSNNKSWAEPQSDDCKKMKPSWEHGIRSSNTPVLNQDLLLPYFFVWFLRFLFLQL, encoded by the coding sequence aTGGCTTCTGTGTGTCTTCTTCTTGTGGGGTTGCTTGTTTTGGCAGCTGGGGTGGTTGCCTTGCAGAAAAACTCAGATGGTGGTGAAACAGTAGTGATGGAGGAGGAGGAGCTGTTGGGGCTTTTTGAAGTTATGGATGCCCTTCTAGAGGACCCAAGCTGGGCAGAGATGCACCCACAACCATGTACCGACACTCCATGGCCTGGTGTTCAATGTGAGATTAGCCAAGACCCTCTAATCTTTCATGTCACTAAGATTCATGTTGGCCCTGATGTTCTTATCCCTCCTTGCAAAGCTAATGCTAATCTACCTGCAAAGTCCCTGCTCAAGTTACCTTATCTGAGAACCCTCTCTATTTTTGACTGTTTCCTGACTTCACCAGTCTCTCTTTCTCCAACCCTCTTTGGTGCATTCTCTTCCTTAGAACATCTAGCCCTTGAATCAAATCCATCCCTCCATGGAGTGATTCCCGCAAGTCTAGGAGAGGTTGCAAATTTGAGGATCCTTTGCTTGTCTCAGAACAATCTGCAGGGAGAAATCCCAAAGGAGCTTGGTGGGTTGGGCAGTTTGGAGCAGCTTGACCTCAGCTACAACAACCTGAGTGGTGAAATCCCTGTAGAGATTGGAGGGTTAAAAAGCTTGACCATTTTGGACATCAGCTGGAATGGCCTGGAAGGGAGGGTGCCTTATACATTGGGTCAGCTTCAGCTCCTCCAAAAAGTTGATTTGGGTTCAAACAGGTTGGCTGGAAGAATACCCCAATATTTGGGTAAGCTGAAGAGGTTGGTCTTATTGGATTTGAGCAATAACTTTTTAACCGGGCCAATCCCTCAAACTCTCTCAGGTATGGAGCAGTTAGAGTACTTATTGATTCAATACAACCCTTTAAACACAGGGATACCCCTGTTTATAGGGACATTCAGAAAGCTCACGGTATTGAGCTTTTCAGGATGTGGGTTAACAGGCCCCATACCCAagtattttccatttttgagGAATCTCACTGCTCTGTCTCTAGACAAGAACAGCCTAAATGGGATAATCCCTCCAGATTTAGGGACACTTCCAAGATTAGATCAGCTAAATTTGAGCCAAAATCATCTAAGTGGGGAGCTATTATTTCCGGAAGAATTCATTAACAGGCTTGGGAAGAGGCTGGATGTTAGAGGAAACAGTGGGCTATGCACAAGCAACCGGCTGTACGAGAAGAATATTTCTCTATACCTGTCTACACCTGCATGTTTACATTCAGCAGAATCAAGTAACAACAAGAGCTGGGCTGAACCACAATCAGATGATTGCAAGAAAATGAAGCCATCTTGGGAGCACGGAATTAGGAGCTCAAACACTCCAGTGCTGAATCAAGATCTCCTTTTGCcttatttctttgtttggtttctgagattCTTATTCTTACAATTGTAG